The following nucleotide sequence is from Caldicellulosiruptor saccharolyticus DSM 8903.
TGGAATTAGATGTGCGGCAGTTGACTTCGGTGGAGAATTTATCACATCGGTGATGAAAATAATAGAAAGGGCGGTTGTTGCAGCTAAAAGAGAAGGGGTAATAGCGGAGGTGCACCAGGAAGAGGGGGCAGTAGCTGGAGCAACAAGGGAAGCAATATCTCAGATTATGCAAAAGGCAGTAGGACTTAATGTAGGAGGGAAAATTGGCATTGCAAGGTATAATGAGCATGTTGCAGTTGCAATTTTTTTTGGAATAGGGCTTTTACATCTCAATGAAGTTGCTATTGGGCTTGGTCACAGGGTTATATAAAAAAGCTTTTGTAGGGGGAAAGAAAATTGGTTTTTGCAATCAGAGGAGCAACTACAGTTGATACAGATTCGAAAGAGGATATAATTCAATCAACACAAGAGCTTTTAAATGAGATTATTGAAAAAAATCAGATCAAAAAAGATGATATTGTTTTTATTTTATTTACAATGACAAAGGATTTAAAATCAACATTTCCTGCATATGCAGCAAGACTAATGGGTTTTACAGATGTGCCATTGATATGCGCTCAAGAACTTGACATTGAAGGTGCGCTTGAAAAGTGTATAAGAGTCCTTGTACTTATCCAGAAAGATTCAGTTATCAAACCCAAACATGTTTATTTGAAAAGAGCAAGGTCTTTGAGAGAAGATTTGAATTGACAGAGGGGGAAGTAGATGAAAAAAATCAACATAGCCATTGATGGTCCTGCTGGGGCTGGAAAGAGTACCATTTCAAAACTTTTAGCTAAAAAACTTGGATACATTCACATCGACACTGGTGCAATGTACAGAGCAATAGGATTGAAGGTTCTAAATAGTAATATAAAATCTAATGAAGTAGAGAAAATACTTGAAGTTTTGGACAACACAGATATCCAAATTAAGATTGTTGCTGGAAGTCAGCTTGTGCTTTTAGATGGAGAAGATGTTACAGAAAAAATAAGACAGCCAAGTGTTTCGATGTATGCATCTGATGTATCCAAAATAAAAGAGGTAAGAGAGAAGCTTGTCAAAATTCAACAGGATTTAGCAAAACAAAAAGGCGTAATAATGGACGGGAGAGACATTGGCACATATGTTTTGCCTGATGCTGAACTAAAGATATTCTTGACAGCAACGGCAGAGGAAAGAGCAAAGAGAAGATTTTTAGAATTAAAGGAAAAAGGCTATGAAGTTGATTATTATCAACTTCTTGATGAGATAAAGCAAAGAGACCTTAATGACATGACACGAGAGCTTGCACCACTTAGGGTTGCAGAAGATGCTATTGTAATTGACTCTACTAACCTGACAATTGAAGAAGTTTTACAAAAGGTTTTAGAGCTATTTTATAAGGTGATAGGAAATGAAGTATAATTTCCTTGTCAATATTATTCGAAAGGTGGCATATGGTATTTTAAAATGTATTTTCTTGATAAGGGTTGAAGGCAGAGAAAATATTCCAAATGCTCCATATATTATTTGTGCAAATCATAGAAGTTACCTTGATCCTGTGTTAATCATTCTGATATTTGATGAGCGGGTTTATTTTATGGCAAAAAGTGAACTTTTTAAAATATGGTGGCTTTCACCCATTATAAGAGCTTTTGGTGCTTTTCCTGTCAAAAGAGGAAAGAGTGATATTGGTGCAATTAGAAAAGCAATAGAAGTTGTAAGGAGCAATAACATCTTGGGAATATTCCCCGAAGGTAAAAGAAATAGAACAAATGAGATAGTTTTAAGAGGAGAAAAAGGAGTTGCCACAGTCATAAAAGCAACTGGAGCAAAAGTGTTACCAGTTGCAATTTGTGGCAAGGTAAGACTGTTCGGCAAGATAACGGTTAGAATTGGCAAACCTCTTGAGTTTACAAATACAGATGAAGACAATCAGAAAATAGTTGATACGATTATGCAAAATATTAAAGAGCTCATTTTAAAAACAAACAACAAGAAAAAGGAGAAGTAGGTCAAGATGATTATTAAAGTGGCAAAAAATGCAGGGTTTTGTTTTGGAGTTGAAAGAGCAGTAAATGGGGTTATTGCTTGGGCTAAAGCAAACAAGGACAAAAGCGTGAAGGTCTATGGTATGCTTATACATAATAGTTATGTTATTGAAAAACTTAAAGAATTGAATGTAAAGGTGATTGAAAATATAAATGAAATTGAAAAAGATGACATTGTATTTATTCGTTCACATGGTGTTTCAATGGAAGAGTTTTCTGAGATTGAAAAGAGAGCCTCTAAGGTCTATGATTTTACATGCCCATATGTCAAGAAAATTCATGAGATTGTAAGAGAAAACTCTGAAAATGGCTTGGATGTGATAGTTGTTGGCGATATAAATCATCCAGAAGTCAAGGGCATAATAGGTCATGTTGAAAAAGACAGAAAGTGCATAGTTATAGATAGTTTAGAAAAAGCCAAGGACGCCATAAGCCAATTAGGTAGAAATGCTGTTGTTGTATGCCAGACCACCTTTGACAATGCAAAGTGGTGTGAGATAAAAGAGTATATTGAAAACAATACAGAGTACAAGGTATTTGACACAGTTTGCAAAGCTACTATAACCCGACAAGAAGAGGCAAAAGTTCTTGCACTCGACGTTGACGTGATGCTTGTTATAGGAGATAAAAAGAGCTCTAATACTAACAAATTGTATCAGGCAGTTAAAGACATTAAGCCAACATTTTTTATAGAGAGACCCCAGGATTTAGAGGGTATTGATTTTACTAAGGTAAAAAAGATTGGGATAACAGCTGGTGCTTCTACTTCACAAGAGCAGATAAGTGAAATAGTAGAAATACTTGAAAAGAGATTTAATCAGATAGATAACCAAGACTTTGCGAAGCTTCTTGACAAAAGTTTTGCAGAAATAAAAAGAGGTGAGATAGTAAAAGGAAAAATAATAAAAGTTGAACAAGACTATCTGCTTGTTGACATTGGATACAAGGCAGAAGGAATAATTTACAAAAATGAAATTTTCAAAAATGCCAATGTAAACTTGAAAAATATATTTAATGAAAATGAAATAATAGAAGCTGTGGTCATTAAAGAGTCTGATGAAGAAGGAAATGTTGTATTGTCAAAACTGAAAGCTGACAGTATTTACGGATTTAATGAACTTATGGCAAAGTTTGAGAGCAAAACGCCGATTAAGATTGTTGTAAAACAGATTAGAGAAAGGAGTATTGTAGGTGAGTTCAGAGGAATTAATGTGTTTGTTCCCATTTCCCAATGGGCAGAAGAGGTGTCATCTTCTATCATAGGAAAAGTTTTTGAAGTTGAAATTGTTGATATTGATACCGATAAAAAGATAGCTTTTGGGAGTAGAAAATTTCTGTTGCGACAAGCTCAAGAGAAAAAAATACAGCAGGCTATAGAAAGTCTTGATTTTAATAAAGACTATGATGGAGTAATAGCCGAGATAAGACAAAAAGGAATTGTAGTTAATTTTGAAGGTTTACGTGGTTTTGTGCCAGCAAGTGAGATTAGTTATTCTAAAAGAATTGAGGATGTAAAAAAATTGTTTAAGGTAGGAGAACAGGTTAAGGTAAGGGTAATTGATATAGACAAACAAAAAAAGCAGATTTACTTAAGTATAAAAAAGACCCAAGAAGATGAATGGATAAAAAAGGTAAAAAACTTGTATTTAGGCATGCTTGTAGATGTAGAGGTAACAAAGGTACTTTCATTTGGACTTGTTGTTTGGATTTTAGACTGTGAACTGGATGGGTTTGTGCATGTGTCTAATATTCCACTTGGTTATAACCAAAGACTGCACAGTTTATACAAAGTTGGAGATAAAATAAAAGCAAAGATAATTGAAATTGATGAGCAAAGGCGAAGAATAGGTCTTTCTCTCAAGGATTTATATGAAGAGGAGGAAAAAATTGCTGAGCACAAAGAAGATTTTGTTATAACTATCGCTGATATTGTGAATAATATAAAGTTAGACAGCTAAATAAGGATAGATTTAAAAATAAAATGCAAGTTTCTTTCAAGAGATTAAAGGGCAGAACAGCAGTTTTAGTAGATGGGAGATTTTTGGGAAATATTTGTAATATGTTTTTTTTAGATAGCAATATTCATGGTTTTCAAATACAGAAAAATGCAATATTTAGAGTACCATCTAATATTTACATTCTGGCAAATGATGTTGAATCAGTAAATAATGAACTTTTAATTGTTTCAAGGTCTGTTTTATATATAGAGCAATCTTATCTAGTCAAAGCAGATGAGATACTTTCAAAAGAGGTTATTGGTGAGGGGGGTAATTTAATTGGAATAGTAGATGACATATTGTTTGACTCTGAAAGTCTTAAAATAACTGGTTATGAGGTTGTGGAAAGTATTTGGAGCTATATCAAAAATAAAAAAATAATATTGAGTCCTGAGGAAATAATATTAAAAGAGAACAAAATATTAAGCTGAGGTGTTAATATTTGAAATTAATTTCTGCAAAGCATGTTATTACAGGTAGTATCATCGGTGCTCTGATTGGAATGGCTCTGAGTAAGTCTTCTTCAAAGAACATGAAAAATATACTTGTCAAGAAAATGGTTGCAAAAAAATTGACTTCACTGATTAGTAAGCTTTTGGGATAGGGAAGGGCTCTTCCCTCCTTTTTTATATACCTTGTTTATAAAACAAAACAAAAATATTTTGTTTTGAGGTGTTGTAATTGATAATAAGCAAGTTTTTAAAAAAGTATTTTTGTGACTTTATACTTTTGATTTTTATCGCATTTGTCATATACTTCTTTATTAATATCAAAACTTTTTGGCCTATTTTGCTTCCATTTATAATTGCTCTTTTTTTGTCGTATTTACTTAAACCGGTTGTTGACTTTTTAGAGGTCAAAATAAAATCAC
It contains:
- the aroH gene encoding chorismate mutase; this translates as MVFAIRGATTVDTDSKEDIIQSTQELLNEIIEKNQIKKDDIVFILFTMTKDLKSTFPAYAARLMGFTDVPLICAQELDIEGALEKCIRVLVLIQKDSVIKPKHVYLKRARSLREDLN
- a CDS encoding PRC-barrel domain-containing protein, with the translated sequence MQVSFKRLKGRTAVLVDGRFLGNICNMFFLDSNIHGFQIQKNAIFRVPSNIYILANDVESVNNELLIVSRSVLYIEQSYLVKADEILSKEVIGEGGNLIGIVDDILFDSESLKITGYEVVESIWSYIKNKKIILSPEEIILKENKILS
- the cmk gene encoding (d)CMP kinase, which codes for MKKINIAIDGPAGAGKSTISKLLAKKLGYIHIDTGAMYRAIGLKVLNSNIKSNEVEKILEVLDNTDIQIKIVAGSQLVLLDGEDVTEKIRQPSVSMYASDVSKIKEVREKLVKIQQDLAKQKGVIMDGRDIGTYVLPDAELKIFLTATAEERAKRRFLELKEKGYEVDYYQLLDEIKQRDLNDMTRELAPLRVAEDAIVIDSTNLTIEEVLQKVLELFYKVIGNEV
- a CDS encoding lysophospholipid acyltransferase family protein — translated: MKYNFLVNIIRKVAYGILKCIFLIRVEGRENIPNAPYIICANHRSYLDPVLIILIFDERVYFMAKSELFKIWWLSPIIRAFGAFPVKRGKSDIGAIRKAIEVVRSNNILGIFPEGKRNRTNEIVLRGEKGVATVIKATGAKVLPVAICGKVRLFGKITVRIGKPLEFTNTDEDNQKIVDTIMQNIKELILKTNNKKKEK
- a CDS encoding HutP family protein, translating into MDKKEFGSREVSRAAILIALSQSRQEEKKIQDDFGKIGIRCAAVDFGGEFITSVMKIIERAVVAAKREGVIAEVHQEEGAVAGATREAISQIMQKAVGLNVGGKIGIARYNEHVAVAIFFGIGLLHLNEVAIGLGHRVI
- the ispH gene encoding 4-hydroxy-3-methylbut-2-enyl diphosphate reductase, which codes for MIIKVAKNAGFCFGVERAVNGVIAWAKANKDKSVKVYGMLIHNSYVIEKLKELNVKVIENINEIEKDDIVFIRSHGVSMEEFSEIEKRASKVYDFTCPYVKKIHEIVRENSENGLDVIVVGDINHPEVKGIIGHVEKDRKCIVIDSLEKAKDAISQLGRNAVVVCQTTFDNAKWCEIKEYIENNTEYKVFDTVCKATITRQEEAKVLALDVDVMLVIGDKKSSNTNKLYQAVKDIKPTFFIERPQDLEGIDFTKVKKIGITAGASTSQEQISEIVEILEKRFNQIDNQDFAKLLDKSFAEIKRGEIVKGKIIKVEQDYLLVDIGYKAEGIIYKNEIFKNANVNLKNIFNENEIIEAVVIKESDEEGNVVLSKLKADSIYGFNELMAKFESKTPIKIVVKQIRERSIVGEFRGINVFVPISQWAEEVSSSIIGKVFEVEIVDIDTDKKIAFGSRKFLLRQAQEKKIQQAIESLDFNKDYDGVIAEIRQKGIVVNFEGLRGFVPASEISYSKRIEDVKKLFKVGEQVKVRVIDIDKQKKQIYLSIKKTQEDEWIKKVKNLYLGMLVDVEVTKVLSFGLVVWILDCELDGFVHVSNIPLGYNQRLHSLYKVGDKIKAKIIEIDEQRRRIGLSLKDLYEEEEKIAEHKEDFVITIADIVNNIKLDS